The Chitinophagales bacterium genome includes a region encoding these proteins:
- a CDS encoding RNA-binding domain-containing protein: MTSEKFKDLLQKGEGIEVEFKRSQFELNKNAFESICAFLNRRGGHLMLGVKDDGTVEGILENHVQDIVNNIVTNANNPQKLSPPFYLSTQVIDFEGKKVIYVYVPESSQVHSTKGKIFDRNEDGDFDITRQTEQVTQMYLRKQTTYSENRIYPYLKLSDFKPELFSRIRTLAKNERADHPWQNMTDKELLRSAGLFKHDHQTGKDGYTLAAVLLLGKDEVIQSVLPHHKTDAILRVENMNRYDDRDDIRTNLIESYDRLMAFMRKHLPDKFYQEGEQRISLRDRIFREVIGNLIIHREFANAFPAKFIIEKDRVLAENWNRPHDGGIIDPSNFSPYPKNPVIAKFFKEIGRVDELGSGVRVTFKYCGIYTPGTKPEFIESDVFKIIIPLKSEMSLINKNDYDAVSDAVNDAVNPGITSSVKSRLVGIVKYISSNKGTKVNDLASYFDVSERTIKENLKLLTEGNLIVYSGSKKTGFYFLTKDLHDKLHDKLHDKLHDKK, translated from the coding sequence ATGACTTCCGAAAAATTCAAAGACTTACTGCAAAAAGGTGAAGGCATAGAAGTCGAGTTCAAAAGGTCTCAGTTTGAACTGAACAAAAATGCCTTTGAATCCATTTGTGCCTTTCTCAATCGCAGGGGCGGTCATTTAATGCTGGGTGTGAAGGATGATGGGACAGTGGAGGGCATTTTGGAAAATCATGTTCAGGATATCGTCAATAATATTGTCACCAATGCCAATAATCCGCAAAAGCTCAGTCCTCCATTTTACCTTTCAACACAAGTAATCGACTTTGAAGGCAAGAAAGTAATTTACGTGTATGTACCGGAAAGCTCGCAGGTACACAGCACCAAGGGAAAGATTTTCGACCGGAATGAAGATGGGGATTTTGACATTACCCGGCAAACCGAACAGGTCACGCAAATGTACCTTCGAAAACAAACCACCTATTCCGAAAACCGGATTTATCCCTATCTGAAACTTTCGGACTTTAAGCCAGAATTATTCAGCCGTATCCGCACCTTGGCCAAAAACGAGCGAGCAGATCATCCCTGGCAAAACATGACAGATAAAGAGCTGCTGCGCTCAGCAGGATTGTTCAAACACGACCACCAAACTGGAAAAGACGGCTATACGCTGGCTGCAGTGTTGTTGCTCGGAAAAGATGAAGTGATTCAAAGTGTGCTGCCGCATCATAAGACGGATGCTATTCTCAGGGTGGAAAATATGAATCGCTATGATGACCGGGATGATATTAGAACCAACCTGATAGAAAGTTACGACCGGCTGATGGCATTTATGCGAAAACACTTGCCCGACAAATTTTATCAGGAAGGCGAACAACGCATCAGTCTGCGCGACCGTATTTTCAGGGAAGTAATTGGGAATTTGATTATTCACAGAGAATTCGCCAATGCTTTTCCAGCTAAATTCATTATCGAAAAGGACAGGGTATTGGCCGAAAACTGGAACCGCCCACATGATGGTGGAATAATTGACCCTTCTAATTTTTCTCCTTATCCCAAGAATCCTGTAATCGCCAAGTTCTTCAAAGAAATCGGTCGTGTGGACGAGCTGGGGTCAGGGGTTCGGGTTACCTTTAAATACTGTGGCATATATACGCCCGGTACCAAACCAGAGTTTATTGAATCGGATGTTTTCAAGATAATTATTCCGCTTAAAAGCGAAATGTCATTGATAAACAAAAATGATTATGATGCCGTAAGTGATGCTGTAAATGATGCTGTAAATCCAGGAATAACTTCATCAGTTAAGTCAAGATTAGTTGGTATTGTTAAGTATATTTCATCAAATAAAGGAACAAAAGTTAATGATTTAGCGAGTTATTTTGATGTATCAGAAAGAACAATAAAAGAGAACTTAAAATTATTAACAGAAGGAAATTTGATAGTTTATTCTGGAAGTAAAAAGACAGGTTTTTATTTTCTCACCAAGGATTTGCACGATAAACTGCACGATAAACTGCACGATAAACTGCACGATAAAAAGTAA
- a CDS encoding TetR/AcrR family transcriptional regulator, with the protein MDQKQKIFCQAEELFLRYGVKSVTMDDLASHLGVSKKTLYQHFDNKSDLVEKTLSAHLDLEKEAVLAIKEQSANAIEEIFKLGQHVSGHLQTMNPSILFDLKRYYPKAWAIMEAHKNVFIYQHILNNIKRGKSENLYRQDIDPEIIARIYLNMINMIIQPELQVEQQEVVRHYEEYLSYHVRGIASKEGFKVLEALNQQQS; encoded by the coding sequence ATGGATCAGAAACAAAAAATATTTTGCCAGGCCGAAGAGCTGTTCCTAAGATATGGCGTAAAAAGCGTTACCATGGACGACCTGGCTTCGCATCTTGGTGTTTCCAAAAAAACACTGTACCAGCATTTTGACAATAAATCCGACTTGGTTGAAAAAACACTTTCAGCGCATTTGGATTTAGAAAAAGAAGCTGTACTTGCTATTAAAGAACAATCTGCCAATGCCATAGAAGAGATTTTCAAATTGGGGCAACATGTCAGCGGGCATCTGCAAACAATGAACCCTTCCATTTTATTTGATCTTAAACGCTATTATCCAAAGGCATGGGCAATTATGGAAGCGCACAAAAATGTGTTTATCTACCAGCATATTCTCAATAATATTAAAAGAGGGAAATCAGAAAACCTTTATAGACAGGACATTGACCCTGAGATAATTGCCCGTATTTATCTCAACATGATCAATATGATTATTCAGCCCGAACTTCAGGTCGAGCAGCAGGAAGTTGTTCGGCATTATGAAGAATATTTGAGCTATCACGTGCGGGGCATTGCCTCAAAAGAGGGTTTTAAAGTTTTAGAAGCATTAAATCAACAACAGTCATGA
- a CDS encoding succinylglutamate desuccinylase/aspartoacylase family protein, translating to MYPKRKVMHIYGQEILPGEQKQINLEIAKLPSRTPISIPVFVNRSTEPGPSLLIMAGMHGDEINGVEIVRRIMKQNLHIPERGSIICIPILNVYGFISQARELPDGKDMNRSFPGSEKGSLASRVAYIMMHEIIPNIDLGIDFHTGGGIKTNFPQVRCKLEDEQNKELAKAFNAPFTLNSPFRAASLRSSAAKKGISILVYEGGESLRLDSFAIEQGIKGYQKVLCHLKMGNVHMNPDDKNIVLMNSSWIRARGSGIFQSNVKTGDYVSKGQFLGRICSPYTEFEIKVKSSKTGHVIALNHQAVVNQGDALMHIGFEE from the coding sequence ATGTATCCCAAAAGAAAAGTAATGCACATTTACGGGCAGGAAATCCTTCCCGGTGAGCAAAAGCAGATCAATCTGGAAATTGCAAAACTGCCGAGCAGAACACCCATTAGTATTCCCGTATTTGTAAATCGTTCTACCGAGCCTGGGCCATCCCTATTAATTATGGCCGGGATGCACGGGGACGAGATCAACGGGGTGGAAATTGTACGCAGGATTATGAAGCAAAACCTGCACATTCCCGAACGCGGCAGCATCATTTGTATTCCCATTTTGAATGTTTACGGTTTTATCAGCCAAGCGCGCGAACTGCCCGATGGCAAGGATATGAACCGTTCCTTTCCCGGTTCTGAAAAAGGCTCTTTGGCTTCCAGGGTGGCCTATATTATGATGCACGAAATTATACCCAATATCGATTTGGGGATTGATTTTCACACGGGTGGGGGCATTAAAACCAATTTCCCACAAGTTCGCTGCAAGCTGGAAGATGAGCAAAACAAGGAACTGGCGAAAGCCTTTAATGCACCTTTTACGCTGAATAGTCCTTTTAGGGCTGCCTCCCTGAGAAGTTCAGCGGCCAAAAAGGGCATTTCTATTTTGGTCTATGAGGGAGGCGAATCCTTAAGGCTCGATTCCTTTGCGATAGAACAGGGCATCAAAGGTTATCAAAAGGTTTTGTGCCATTTAAAAATGGGCAATGTCCATATGAACCCGGATGATAAAAACATAGTGCTTATGAACAGTTCCTGGATCAGGGCCAGGGGTTCGGGCATATTTCAATCCAATGTTAAGACCGGGGATTATGTCAGCAAAGGACAGTTTTTGGGCAGGATTTGTTCGCCCTATACCGAATTTGAAATAAAAGTAAAAAGCAGCAAAACGGGACATGTCATAGCCCTCAATCACCAAGCGGTGGTCAACCAAGGCGATGCGCTGATGCATATTGGGTTTGAGGAGTAG